A window of Hevea brasiliensis isolate MT/VB/25A 57/8 chromosome 14, ASM3005281v1, whole genome shotgun sequence contains these coding sequences:
- the LOC110642740 gene encoding cysteine proteinase mucunain: MAPPGRSLALFVLLSLFSISLALDMSIIDYNIRHGQNPQPERTEAQIRRIYEIWLMKHGKAYNALGEKEKRFEIFRDNLRFIDEHNSVNRTYKVGLNRFADLTNEEYRAKFLGTRMERKNRLGAGRSQRYLFNKGDDLPKKVDWREKGAVVPVKDQGQCGSCWAFSTIGAVEGINQIVTGDLISLSEQELVDCDTSYNQGCSGGLMDYAFEFIIKNGGIDTEADYPYKATDNFCDPNRKNARVVTIDGYEDVPENDENSLKKAVAHQPVSVAIEAGGRAFQLYQLGVFTGRCGTQLDHGVVAVGYGTENGVDYWIVRNSWGPGWGQKGYIKMERNVASTTTGKCGIAMEASYPIKKGANPPNPGPSPPSPVNPPPPVKPPTECDDYYSCPEGNTCCCIYEYSGFCFGWGCCPLESATCCDDHYSCCPHEYPVCDLDAGTCRMSKDNPLSIRALRRDPAKRTHHGSSTAFGRIY, encoded by the exons ATGGCTCCTCCTGGGAGATCTCTCGCCTTGTTCGTCTTGCTTTCGTTGTTTTCAATCTCCCTTGCGTTGGATATGTCCATTATTGATTACAATATCAGGCATGGACAAAACCCACAACCAGAAAGAACCGAGGCTCAGATTCGAAGAATTTACGAGATTTGGCTGATGAAACATGGCAAAGCCTACAATGCTTTGGGGGAGAAGGAGAAGCGGTTTGAGATCTTTAGGGATAATCTTAGATTCATCGACGAACATAACTCTGTTAACCGGACTTACAAGGTTGGTTTGAATCGGTTTGCCGATCTGACCAACGAGGAGTACCGAGCGAAGTTCTTGGGTACGAGGATGGAGAGGAAGAATAGATTGGGAGCCGGCAGGAGTCAGAGGTATTTGTTCAATAAAGGAGATGATTTGCCGAAGAAGGTTGACTGGAGAGAGAAAGGAGCTGTTGTCCCTGTCAAGGATCAAGGCCAGTGTG GGAGTTGCTGGGCTTTCTCGACTATTGGTGCAGTGGAAGGAATCAACCAGATTGTAACTGGTGATCTAATCTCTCTGTCAGAGCAGGAGTTAGTGGACTGTGACACATCTTATAACCAGGGATGCAGTGGAGGCCTCATGGACTATGCCTTTGAATTTATCATTAAGAATGGTGGAATTGATACAGAAGCAGATTACCCTTACAAGGCTACTGATAATTTTTGTGATCCAAATAGG AAAAATGCTAGGGTAGTTACTATTGATGGATATGAAGATGTTCCTGAGAATGATGAGAATTCTTTGAAGAAGGCTGTAGCACATCAACCAGTTAGTGTTGCCATAGAAGCTGGTGGCAGGGCTTTCCAGCTCTACCAATTG GGTGTTTTTACTGGAAGATGCGGCACTCAGCTGGACCATGGTGTGGTTGCTGTTGGATATGGTACAGAGAATGGTGTAGATTACTGGATTGTGAGGAATTCATGGGGTCCTGGATGGGGACAGAAAGGTTATATTAAAATGGAGCGTAATGTGGCCAGCACAACGACTGGCAAGTGTGGGATTGCAATGGAGGCTTCATATCCCATCAAGAAGGGTGCTAACCCCCCTAATCCTGGTCCCTCCCCTCCATCTCCAGTTAACCCTCCACCTCCAGTGAAGCCCCCAACTGAATGTGATGATTACTACTCGTGTCCTGAGGGAAATACCTGCTGCTGTATTTATGAATATAGCGGCTTTTGCTTTGGATGGGGATGCTGCCCTCTTGAGTCTGCAACCTGCTGCGATGACCATTATAGCTGCTGCCCTCACGAGTATCCCGTCTGTGACCTTGATGCTGGAACCTGCCGAATG AGCAAGGATAATCCATTGAGCATAAGAGCACTGAGACGAGATCCTGCTAAAAGAACCCACCATGGTAGTAGCACAGCTTTTGGACGGATCTATTAG